ATCAATTGAACAAAGTTTCCACGTCACACATGAGTTGGCACCAAAACAGTTTCAAACTGCTTAAAGCATTCACTTACACTTTTCGGTCATTGAGCAGCATGCCATTCATTTTCTCAATGGCTCGTTCCGCGGCCTCCTGAGTCTCAAAATGCACAAAGCCGTAGCCTTTAGAGCCATTCTCGTCACAAACCACCTTGGAGAGAGAAGATACGTGCTGCTTTtaagcctcacacacacacacatgcagtaacAGGATGTTAAACTTCTGTTTGTTAAACTTGGGTCTGTTGGATCACACCTGAAATATCACTCTCCTCTATTAACCAGACTTTAGATTGTGATGTTCCTTAGATTGGAAGGCAAGCGACGTTTCAAATTACATATCAAATCATGATGTATCATATCTGCCGGGTTATTGATCTGTTAGTGCGAACAGTTCTAGGACAAGTACAAGagcacacacgcatgcaaaTGATGCCTGCACTCACAATGCTGTACCACAACAATGACAGTGGACCATCTCCCTGTCCAGGGTGGATACAAGCGGGCCACTAATCTCTTACCTTGCATGACAGGATGTTGCCAAAGGCAGAGAAGGTGTCGTACAGAGCTTTGTTGTCGATGGACTTATCAAGATTCTTGATGAAGATGTTTCCCACACCGCTTTTTCTCAGTGACGGGTCACGCTGCGACCACATGATGCGCACGGGCCGCCCCTTGATCACGTCAAAGTTCATGGTGTCGAGTGCACGCTCAGCTGAAGGAAGGAACGTAATACAAACATCAGTTAGGTTATATAGTTGGGGTTGTTAGTCTtgagggggtttttttgtgtcagaaaaCTGGATCTTCAAGTTTCTCTACAGGGGAACCCCATTCAGtaagaaatgaatgaattatgaatacACAAGACTAACGCTAGTGTTATCTATATAGGAGGAATAATCCATTGGACTAAAAATGTCCcattattcattaattaatgtttttgtctgtaGTACATATTTATCCCCAGAATCCACAGTGAAGAAATGTGGGGCCCATGAACTACAGAGTCACTGTTGCAGCCATTTTGGCCAGTGCAACCTACTACAGAGAGAGCACTGAATTTGACAAAGCTGCAGTCTTTCTATATACTTGGCAAGATATTATGGCTGAAGGTATTAAGTTGAGTGTGGTAGCATGGTAGTAATAATATGGTAAAGTATGGTTCATGCTTTGATTGTGGTTAAAAAGTTACATCCGTCAGTGTTGACGATACTGTTGAAGGTGTCGGCTTCCTTTGAGTCTGTTGCTCCAGGGCAGCTTGGCAGTATGCGTTGCTGCATTCATTCACTTCCCCTTGTCTAAACTTTCAAACCGGGCCCATCTTGGTCACATGTACACCAGCAAAATGCATTAGCGCTCTGTGATAGCTTGCAAACTCAGACCAGTAGAATTTTTTGAAACTTTAAACAACTGAGGCAGTTAGTTATACAGATAAATTGGAGATGACATTAACTTATCTGTATCATTTACGGCTGcgttaaaaaaaattattttcattacagattCATTTGATTATAACACATTCAATGACTGTTTGATAGAGAAGATGTCAAAAATGTTCATTACAATTTGCCTGCACCCAAGTTGAAATATCAatattgcttgttttgttttttaaaacagcagaaaccCTAAATATTCATCTTACTATCATGAAACAATGGGACAAactgcaaatattcacatttttaggCAATCTTCCCTTAAATTTTTGCCACATCATCTTGTCATTTTCTATTAAGCAATTATTACTCCATGGTGGtaagaaatgcatttttcctaTCAAGAAAAACTTCTGTATCAATGTGGTGGAATATTCTTATTTGTCAGGCGTTACATTTcttgaataaacaaaaacaaatctgccaATTCGGTCTGGTTTGAGAAAGCTTACAATATCTCATTTTTATATAGCTGATGTCACCGGTACATGAAATTACACAGAGGATGATGGAGGATTTTATCTGAACAGCCCCACCCATAATACTTGGCATATTAAGACACTGAAAAAGTCTGAACAGGATATATCTCAGTAGAAAACACCGAAACACACCCAAGTGAAGCAACCGCAGATTTAGATCAGTGTTCTTATcaagaaaggacagaaaagacTTTGTAGAGGGGAGACGTTTGGCTGTCAGGCATGCAGGACTACCATACTCTAACACTTTTAGGGAGTTGGCAtaatatttctgtctcttcttttcttctcttctcttcatgaATGTTaatatcaacacaaaaactaccaagCAGGGCGGATATAATGAAAAGTACAGTGTCAGCACTTCAGGCTGAACAGTCAGGGTGTTGTCCTGACAGAGCCGAGATAACACAGGCAGTGAGCTGTCAGCTGGCAGcgagctaaccagctaactagctagcagcCCACTGCTACATGACTGGGGTGGGCAGGGCAGCGCAGGCAGACATGGTGCTTTTCTGCTACGCCACTGCTGGGAGGGTTCAAGTGAGGGGACCCACCGACAACATGTCGGCCGCAGTCACGTGTAGAGAGGAAAAGGCGAGCATTTCACTTGTCACCGACTGTCACTTAAAACAAACGTGAtttttagacacacacactgataaagtACCCACCGTCCGCTGGCTGTTGGAAGTTGACATAGGCGTATCCGAGGGAACGCCGGGTGATCATGTCCCTGCAGACCCGGATCGACAGGATGGCTCCGGCTGGGCTGAATTTCTCGTACAGCATGGCCTCTGTCACATCTTGATGCAGATCCCCGACGTACAGGGAGGCCATGGGGTAACTCGGAGCGCTGGGGTTCATGTTCGTAGCCCGTGTACGCTCGAAACCTGCTCGGACGAAGCTTaattttcccccaaaaaatgttttttaaaaaaagtttcccaCCAAGAATTCTCGGTTCCCTAACGGTCCCTCGCGTCACGTCAGCTCGGGGCAGAATTTCTACTGGTACACGTTAGCAAACCGTTGCCTTATGAGTTTGAGGTGcttttgagtttaaaaaaaattaaaaggtgAGTGTATTAAAATGGCAGACTGTCGACTTGTAACGGGATTAAAACTGTCACTCAGAGCTGACACACAACGATGCAAGCAAATAGAACGTGACTTGGCCTCGCTTCTGTAGCAGTAACACGTCAACTGACACTTTAGTCGTTccgattttttttcttctaggCAGCTCCTACTTATACGTTACCGTCCTGTCCTCGGATGTCTACTCCAGCTTCACCGacttgttacaaaaaaaaaataaaaaatgaaaataaaaattaaaaagaatatgattttttggttgttttatgttttgaaattttttttgtattttttttttttatagaatgTGTGCCGAGCGAGCTCAGGagcacacacgcactcacacaccaCTAACAGCCGGGGTTGAGGGGGAGGAACCAACGAGGAAGTTGCTTCATATATACCAGCGGGCGCGTCATCGAAACGAACCAATCGCCTTGCAGtacagttggaaaaaaaagtcaacaaaggGGTGTTGACCGCAGCTGTACGCATGATGATGAAATCATGTAAAAAACGCACTGTTAAAGGCTGAAACGGAGGCCAGGGCAGTATCTGGAATATCTTCCCCCGTCATCCGTTTGATCAAGATGGTGGTATCACATTTCTGCTTATGTGTGACTCCTCTGTTGACAAAAAATCCTATTAGTTTATAAACTTCCCTTAGGCAAGCACTGACATCATAACTTTTCACCCCATAGACACTTCACATGTTACAATAGAGACATCCTGTATAAAACTAGGACTCTATTTTACCACACGTGGGAGTAAAGTCATTCTGACATTGCCATTCCAGAAAGTGTCCTTAAACTCTGGTGTTGCTGATTTAACTCCAAATTTTGAGTATGAACGTatgagaaatgtttatattggTGGGACTAAGATGGCCAAAGAGTCCTCATAACTCAGTGATATACAGTGGGAGTAAGCTTGGGAAACTTGGAATAAATACTGTATTAACACCAAGGAAGTGTAATGTAAAAGCTCAAAGGTAACCATTTTGTACAGCCCCAATGAAGGCCTTAGTGGCCAAAAAGCGTGAGCATGTTTTTACAAATGCTGTGATACAGCAGCCATGATAAattgaagttgttgttgttgtttttttttgtttttttaacttttaactctCTTGAGTGCCTCAGACTTTGTTGAGGATTTTGAAAGAACAAGATCCCTGCATTGATGAGCACCAGAGGGAGACTATTTTTCCACAACCGAGCAGCATTCCAGGCGACCTCAGTGTCTTCTAAGATATTACACAGAATCTACCCagtgaaattcaaaatgaacattGATTACAACTGTGATTTCTGAggactggggggaaaaaaaagagtatttcTCATTTGATGTCACCAACTTTCAGAGAAAGAAATTTAAGACAGATGTTTAAATACTTATGTTCGATGGGAAATGCCATGCTGTATATTATACAACTATTTATCATTAATAGTCAATTattaatatattacatattgggggttttttttggggggggggcatatTCATAAGAAAAAGTGGACAGAATCCCAGCCAACGTTCCTGCACTTTATGAATGAACTTAAACAATACAGCACCTCCATATcagatgataaaaacaaaaaagctgtcTTTTTGTTCGTTTTGTGCTGTTAATGcatttttgtaatgtaaatTAAGAACAATGAAGTCTTGgtattcaataaataaataaaaggctgacATTGACTCACTGTATTGACCACAgcagtcttttgttttgggaTGCTGTATGGGGATGAGTACTTTGTAGAATACTGTGATAGTCAGGGGCTGCTCATGCCTTAGGTGTGTCATTTTACAGCAACACCACTCTTGACATTCCAAATTTGAGAAGCCTTCATGGTCCTTCAGCAAATGTGTTACGCATGATTGCCTTATCAGCTGCTATCTGAATAAGAATGAGAGCACATTATTCACTCCACAAGAGGGCTTTTTGTCTTCAAAGGCCACtgattacagtaaaaaaaaaataaaaattgctCACAAACACCAATAAGATGGGCCCTAATGATATATAGCATAATGTGAAAGGCTTACTTTGGCTTGTATAAGGTTAACAACTGTGTGCTGTGGCGGTGAAAAGGAATAGTCTGACATTTattcaaaaatcaaatcattgcATCACGTCATCTcatgtcccttttttttaagTCAGTCAGTTTGGTCTTGGACTATTCATTTTGGATGCTGCAtaagcaaataaacattttctgtaaGATTCATGGTGAATCCACATGCATCACACGTGGCCCTTTGCAGTCATTACCATCAGCAGAGGGCAGTGTTGCCACTGAGGAGGATGCTTCCATCTGAACCACAAGTCTGCCGCCACTCTCCAGGTTCCATGCATTTTACACTATGTTTAATTCACCATAACCAACAGAGGTGATGAAAATAAAGCACGCATGAACAGAGTGATCACAAAAGACCAGACACATATTAAAAGTATACtgtacttttcattttttcggTATCTTTGcggattacatgctgcatcagagccaaaccagcacttttcaaattaattttatCAGCAGTCTATATTCTGACAATCAAAAAAGTTGTTTATCAGATTTGATAATTTAGTTTCCCTGTAgtatacatacacataaatatagACTGAGTTATCTATAATAAGATCAGAAAGTCCAATGTTGTGCCACTTCAATGTGACAACTCTCATTTCTAGGCTTTAACATGGACACTTCTCCAATCACACTTAGGATGTCAAAGTGGCAGACTGAGCTGATGAACCAACATGGATACTCAAGAATTAATATATTGTCAACATATAATTTCACAcgtggagagagaaaacacacactgaggacagcACAGTTGATTTCAATGTTTTAATTCCACTTACATGAAACCACATAACCAAATGACGTACTCCGAGTGTAACTTCTGAATCCTGCATCCCCTCTTTTTGAAACCAATACACTGTAATTAGAAGAAACCAGCACTACTTTGTAACTACTAAATGGTTGTAACGTAGCTTTCTACCAAGTTAATTTAACAAGTGTATATTTAGCATTGTCCTAGCTTGTTGTTTCACAATGTTCTTTCAAGGAAGGTATAAGTTACTGTAAACCACCCTGGTTGATGATAAACCCTTAGCAAAACTTGCCAGTTTTAAAGACACAGCTAACCCTCACACCAGACTACTGAGAACCACATGCATTCCATGAGTCAAAAaggaataaaatacaaaaaaaagaaaatacaaaaacacctGAATAGAAAAGAGTAGAAAGCCATGTAAAAGCACATGGCAAAAGTATCCTCTCTACTGCCTAAagataaaatatcaaaaagttACAGTATCAAGCCATTTTGTCAAGTTGTTCACTTTATCGTAGGCTGTCCATaccttgttgtgttttatgagaAACTGCAGGAAATTATAGCCTACACATTTCACTGCGAGTGAAATGATGTCAGTAAAATGGAATGTAATCCTCCCGACCAAAGTCTAACCACCGTTTTCACAAAGTAGACAGTCGTACAGAAAACCTCTCCTATGCCCGAAAGCACACAGAACCCACTGAGACATGGCACATGGTATCAACGCTAAAAACACAACCTGCTGCAAAAGACACTGAGCAATATGGTTACAGATCTCTACCAGATTAATTTCTGCCATCCATACGCTCACGGATATTGCCTGATGAGATGAATGGCTGTGACCATTTTTAAGGTTTACATGCTTCAAAGTGTCTGAAAGTCTGCAAATGTTGAGttcaagtaaaaacacaaacattttcaaaattacattaagaggtttttttgtttgttgtttttgtttgctacAGTGATCAAGGTTAAAGAGCATGGGGCTGATTTAGATGTAAAGGAGGGATTTCAACGGGGCTAaactacagacaaaaaaaggttCAACACAATGAGTGTAATGTTAAACAAAAAGTTCTATTCCATTATCTTCTCTGTGGAGGTGCTCTTACAGTtaacacgcgcgcacacacacacacacacacacacacacacacacttcaatgtatctgcacacacaaactgtactTTACACATTGTGAGTGGGGTGTACACATACATATCTGTGCACGTATGTGCAAACACATCCAGACAAACAACTTAGGCTGGTGAGAGGTAaaaattttgtgtttttgttttttttcctggtgtgCGGTGCTACTCGGCTGTCTGCTGTTCCGAATCCTCTCCATCAGCCTGGCTTGAATCTGAAGTCCACAGCTGCAATAAAGCAAGGAATACTGGGATTAGTACACACCAACAAGATCAGGAAAACCCCTCAACATCTAAAATATTTAGTCGAGTCTGACAAGTGGTGCGGAACTCAACgaaagcagaacagagagaatgGAGAACAGAGAGTGGGAATAGAAGACACGGCCGACGTGCTGGGAGATGAAGATGAGACACTCACTGTCAGATTGTCACGGAGCAGCTGCATGATCAAGGTGCTGTCTTTGTACGAGTCACACTTGATAGTATCCAGTTCGGCAATGGCGTCATCAAAGGCCTGGAGGAGAGACATTAGAGTTAGGTGTTAATGTGGATtagaaacagcagaaacaaccacagcaaTGTACTGCCTAAACTGGCATCATCAAAGTGTCAATGACTGCAATTCAAAAGGACAACGCTACACATTACCAAACTTGGTAATAGAGAGGTTAAATAAATAGTTTAGGGAAATATGCTAAAAAATGTCTTGCTGAGAACTGGGCAAAAAGAACACGGACAGCTAGACTGACCAAGTTCACTCTACATCCTCCTTTTTTGTATATTTCTCAACATGACAAGTCAAAGTGCCAGTTGTGAAATCAGCCAGTTCATTCAATCATTCAAGTTCTTGAACTGATAGGTACAGGTAATGAGGCAGGAGCAGTTTCCGTCATAAAATACACACCAGACCTAGATCAACCCTCATCATGTAATACACTTCAGCAGATTCAACTTTGAGAAGACAAATCAAATTGAATCTGAATAATACACTAATCTGAGAAGAAAACGGTTCTTACTTTCTTGGCCAGCTCACAGGCTTCTTTAGGATTGTTGGCAATCTCATAGTGGAAGACAGAGTAGTTAAGAGCGAGGCCTAGGCGGATGGGATGTGTAGACGGCATCTCCTCCTTGCAGAGTTCATAGGCCTTCTCGTAGGCTTTTTGTGAGCTTTCAACTTCtacacacaagaaaacagacCAATCGGGAAGCAGAAATTTAAGGTATGTCCACATTACTGCTCTGAATGTAAGTACATTCCACTGTGcaccacctgtgtgtgtatgatgttGCATGTTACTACTTCTTTCAGGAAATCACAAACAGCATTGGCAAAATTAACACAGTTTAAATCCTTTTAGAGTGAGACACAACACTCCCTTGTAGAGCTGCAGTTAACCTTCCAGAGTCTGGAAGTGTAGCTGCAGGCTCCCGGAATACTGGCTGTGTCCTTTGAAGTGTTTCTATTGATTGATTATGGCTCTCCAATTAAAGTATCCAAGCAAACCACCTGGATTTGCCATGGAGATAAAATGAGTGCACTATTGACAATGGCAGTGATTCCCAAACTGTGGCCCGCCTACCACCAGTGGTAGTCatgctgccacctggtggtacACAAAagttgtacacacacacacacacatatatgttaTCTACTTAAACTTACCAGCTTTACACTTGTCCTCAGAGGCCACCTCAGCCTTATAACGGTAGTAGTCTCCCATCATCTTCATGTAGAAGACTTGGCTCTCCTTCTTTTTGGCTTTGGGGATCAGATGCTTTTCGAGCAGTTCCTGCAAGGCAAAGTGTGCAAACATTAACAAAACTAACATggtataaataaaacaaatttaagagAGGAGGACAACAACATATGAACCACAAAACTTTCAAAGTAGAACATGTTTGTTTAGAAAATTGACAGAGACCCTGTGTAGACTGCAGGATCCTCATTTACAAACATTGCATATGCACATGGGAAGGTGTAAGGCACTTCGTGAGTTACCTTTGGgatttataaaaaacaaacttgacaaGAGAATGCATGGTCCTCCATTATAAAGCTGACCCATTCATAGGCACATCAACTAGAGAAATGAGAAATGCTACACACAATTTAAATTGATACCTCTTTGGAAAATACATCTAACATGTCATATAAGGGAGTTATTTTACAAAATTGAATAAAAGCCTcctaaaaatgaacaaacaccTGTTTAATTgccatatacacacacaaaaaacatgacttATGATAATACAAATGAAGAtatgtgtttttacaaaaacGTAATATAACAATGGTTCAGAACAAGACAAATTCAGTTTAAACTGATGCAGATATGGGTCTTCTTTCAACTCTAACTCACTGACCAGTAGAGGTTTGGTTAAGATGCTGGGGCTTGGCGCACTAAGCTTGTGTGCTTTACTCCTTTTTCAAAAAGGGAACCCAAGACATCCAGTACATCTGTGTCCCTCTCAGGAGGGATTCTCCTCTAATTCCTGCCAGTTTGTCAtctacttctttttttatttctgtgccAGAGGCATTCACTGCGTCCATCACATGTTGCTTCTAAATGAGGTTGAAATCGATGGAGGACATGTGCACTGTTATGAatctgaatatttgtgtgtacGCACTTTCAGTGATTCATCCATACACCAACTTCTGACAAGAATTAATTTAGAAATGAGGGCACAGGTCTCTGCCAAGTGTGTCTGGGGGCATGTGGGTGAGGAACAGGTTGTGCAGGGCAGGATGCGTGTCCAGTGTGCATGTACACACTATATAAGCAGAAGAATGAAGTGGcagcaataaacaaaaacaccagtGATGTAAATGTCAATTTCAAAAGTGGACATACTAACAAAAGGCTCCACCAACATTAATGGCACTTACGTTGCCCCGATCAGTAACAAGATTCCAAACTGAAGCACTTATTGATTTTGTGGCCCCTGCTGGCCAGTTAACAGGAGTGAGGAGTCAAGTAGATAGTAAAAACTGAATCAACAAGAGGTCCTTGAG
This window of the Acanthopagrus latus isolate v.2019 chromosome 3, fAcaLat1.1, whole genome shotgun sequence genome carries:
- the LOC119015104 gene encoding 14-3-3 protein beta/alpha-A-like, coding for MASKEDLIEKAKMAEQAERYEDMASLMKQCTEECDEELDNEDRNLLSVAYKNVVGAKRSSWRVLSSMEQKADNEKLKELTKNYKAKIESELNEVCQCVLELLEKHLIPKAKKKESQVFYMKMMGDYYRYKAEVASEDKCKAEVESSQKAYEKAYELCKEEMPSTHPIRLGLALNYSVFHYEIANNPKEACELAKKAFDDAIAELDTIKCDSYKDSTLIMQLLRDNLTLWTSDSSQADGEDSEQQTAE